Proteins encoded within one genomic window of Hermetia illucens chromosome 2, iHerIll2.2.curated.20191125, whole genome shotgun sequence:
- the LOC119648073 gene encoding phospholipid scramblase 1-like isoform X2 → MNMPTGVPNCPPGLEYLTTIDQLLVKQKVELLEALTGFETNNKFTIKNSLGQKVYWGIEENDCCTRNMCGPARPFDMKILDIYKNQVMHMHRPLACSSCFFPCCLQSMEVSAPPGNVVGTIEQEWSICTPQFTIRNHLGDPVIRIEGPFCTFTMCGDVEFKVMSLTGEQIGKISKQWSGLVREMFTDADFFGISFPMDLDVRMKAVLLGACFLIDAMFFEKQANRETDRPGMF, encoded by the exons ATGAATATGCCAACTGGAGTTCCGAACTGTCCACCCGGATTGGAATACCTTACGACTATCGACCAACTTTTGGTTAAACAAAAGGTCGAATTACTTGAAGCCTTAACTGGCTTTGAGACAAACAATAAATTTACAATCAAGAATAGTTTAGGACAAAAAGTGTATTGGGGCATCGAAGAAAATGACTGTTGTACCCGAAATATGTGCGGACCGGCTCGTCCATTTGATATGAAAATTTTGGATATTTATAAGAATCAAGTTATGCATATGCATCGACCATTAGCGTGCTCTTCATGCTTCTTCCCATGCTGCCTCCAATCAATGGAAGTTTCAGCACCACCTGGCAATGTAGTCGGAACAATCGAACAAGAATGGTCTATTTGTACTCCACAATTCACCATAAGAAATCATCTTGGCGATCCTGTAATAAGAATTGAAGGTCCGTTTTGTACGTTTACAATGTGTGGCGATGTGGAATTTAAG gTGATGTCGTTAACTGGTGAACAAATTGGAAAAATCTCGAAGCAATGGTCAGGTCTTGTTCGTGAAATGTTCACAGATGCAGATTTCTTCGGCATATCATTTCCAATGGACTTGGATGTTCGAATGAAGGCAGTACTGTTGGGAGCTTGCTTCTTAATT GATGCGATGTTCTTCGAGAAACAAGCGAATCGAGAAACGGACCGTCCAGGCATGTTTTAA